The Ptychodera flava strain L36383 chromosome 7, AS_Pfla_20210202, whole genome shotgun sequence DNA window TAAAAATTTCTGATATATCAACCTGAGTTTTTCAGAAATAGACAATCAATGTCGTCCTGAAAAACTCACAGTCTGaggtaaaatataaaacaaggcAGTTGTCAAGTATCATAATCCGAAGATGTACAGAATGACTTCAATGATATGGTCTGTTTATAAAGGCAGTATCACAGCAGATAACATAGCAGTTGACTATGACTCCATCAAACAAGTAATGGTTCAGTCAACAGTCTCCGTATCTGCAGTGAATGAACCAAAAGAGTAAGCATCTAGCTGTGAGGATAATATGCTCCAAGTCATTCAAATTTTAAGAAGTATTTTTTAGCGGATTTCAggtttttttggtcaaaaactgccATCAGAGATACGATTATAATTATAAATGGCAGCATTGGTAGCACAATCTAATTTTCCGAAATTTACCCACACTGAATTTCATAAGACTTAGCATATCCTGATAAAGGTCACAAATAGGTCAAGATTTCATTGTCTGATAGTACTGTTCTGAGACACATCCTGTATAATCCTGATGCCACTTGAAGATCAATATCACTGGGGTGTTACTGTGAGGGGAGCCCTCTAGTGATGGATCCTCCAGCTTATTGTGTGTCACAGACATCTTGAAATAACAGGTTGTAAGATTCAGAGAGTACAAGTTCATGAGAGTTTTAAAGAGTATTCTGTCTTCATTGGTAACTTCTCAATGCAGCTGGCAAACTTGATGTCTGGCACCAGACAAAACAAGTATAAAAATACCCATTTGTCAGTGCACTAAATTGTAATATATGTTCCTGAGGTCATATTGGTTGTCTTGATAGGAGTCATTCAAAAACCATAGTGCCCCAACATTTCCATGGACAGTTTCTCAAAAGcctgaaaaaaatttccaaaattaattgaaattaattgtttgaaaaataattgaaaaagtgcaaaaagtaaaaaatcatATCACTGTTGAATGAATATGCATGTTTTCATAACAGCAAAATCATTGTGTTTTGAACCAGACAGGCAGACAAATAAACTTTCAGGCAAATCAAATATTTGATAGGGTATGTACACTAGACTTTTGACAAACTAGATTCTTACAGGTACCAACACAAACAAAGTTTGCATAAATGCTACTAATTTTAGAAGAAAGTCAAACAAACaaagtgtaaaaaaaaacaatgtgaCTGCCATGGAAACAAACCAGAACATGTCGCTGATATCTCTGAATGGGTTGAAATTCACACTTAACCTTGGGTTTCTTGATAAACAGAATAAACTTTGAAGTGAACAAGTCCAACACATGACTCATCAGTTATGAAACTTAACTTGTGGCAGAGTCAATCATAATGCAAACAGGATGCTGGCATATGTATTTGCTTTATATTATAATCATACATTCATGGTACAATCCTATGCAGTACCACATAAATACACATTCTGTCCATCACATGACATGACACACTATATAGTTACTCATTCATTCGTTAAGTGTATCAGATACATAATACAGAATATTACCAAGAAGTAACAAAGTAGAAAATATTCCGTACCTCAATTTCTGCCAGTGTCTCTGCACTCACTTCAGTGCGTATTGGTGGTTTATCTTTCTTCGATGTTTGGCTGTTCTCTGCAGTCTGTGTTACCTCTTCTGCTTGGCTGGTAGAGACATTTGTTTCCGCGACAGTGGTAGATTCCTGATGAGTGGTTTCCTCTAATGACACATGACTTTCTGATGAACTCTGATTTGAGCTTTCAGTTTGTTTGCTGCTTAGCTTTGAGGTCAAAGTTAGAGAGAGGTCACCATTTCCAGATGACACAGCCTTTTCAATGATATTTGAATGTCCCGGGAAACTGTGCCTGAAAGTAGATTTATCTGAAAACGATTCTGAATCTAAATCTGAAATGAGTGATTTCCTGATCATTATGGGTGATCTTTCAGCTGGTATGACTGGCAACGTTCTTCGTTTCATCTGTTGTCCTGACACAGTCTGTCGGCGTGTAACTTGTGATGTGATCTGTTCCGATGCCATGGGTGACACCTGTGCCACCGTCTCTGATATCTCTTGCAAAGCTTTCTCTGCAGCCACCTTGCGATACTGTTTCATCCTGTGTTGCTGAGCAACAATCTTCAATTCCAGTTCTTTCTTCTCTTTCAACGACTCTAACATGTTTGTCTGATGGCTTTTGTTCTCCGCGATATCACtttcaacttttttcaaagtGTTGTTCAAATCCTGCAGTCTCTTCTCCATGGCAGCGTACTCTTCTTCCGACAAACACACTCCTTTTCTCTTTTCTTCCTGCATTTTCTTTTGCAGATCATCTACTTTGATTTGCGCAGACATTCGTCTTCTCTTCAGCAGTGTTTGGtacttgagagctttggtttctTCCTCCTCCACAGATTTCTCATACTTCTGATCAATTTCCTCTTTTGTTGCCGGGAACGACATTGGTGGCATACTCTGTGACAGAAATAACgacaaaaaattatcaattgtgCCATTAAGGAGACTCTACACAACTAAATATtagcattatttatttatttatcttctttttttatttctggggtgcttttttttgacattttgatataTGAATGTTATGTCTTTGTCTCATTTATCTTTGCCTTTTCTTTTCTGTCTCTTCTGTTTTGTTATACAAATAActaaaactttttaaaatatttggatTTTTTCTTGGTTTGTTCAGTCTATGAAGGGTTTTAAATCCTTGATATAAATATTATCATTGAACAAATGCATCCTTGtcaccttaaaggtatacagtcacctgtaatttaaatatgcccatatatggtcaaaggggcattccctggtattcaaaatacccatgtgagggcgctgtttttaaaaagcggccacccgcttaaaatctgtgattggttagattttctctttccatggtaactggcaaaattggaacaggtgatagtatgcctttaattattattaaaacTGGTATATGTAAACATCTGTAAGAAAAAAAGCAATATAGACATTCTGAAAATTCAACTGATATAAGAATGTAGGAATGGCTACAAATACGAAATGACATCAAAAGATTCATGGACGATGACTAAACTGAATAAGAAATATCTGGTTGTGTGAAGTGGCAGTTGTTTCCTAGAAAAAATGATTGATTTATCTTACCTTTGGCCGTTGTTCTTTGTGTACGATGCCAGTGTTGCGTGCAAGCAACTCCTGAAGCAATCGTTTCTTCTGAAGTTTTACCAACTCTCGCTGAAAGTCTTGTtggttttctttcttcaaaacTTCTTTGTCTTTGGCTGtaagtgaaaattttaagatGTTATCACACAACACTGGCAGGGATAGGTCTACTATGATACTGGAATTGGACAAAAAACACTATCTGGAACATGGATATTGAGTAGTTCATCTTATCCAGGATAAAGGAAAGATATAAGACGTTAGAGTAATGTCAACAATGCAATAAAACATGCAGTTCTTGATACATTTGATGAGTATCACCTTTGTTAGTTacccaactgactgttacaataTATCTGTGTgcaaaagtgatgaaaatataGTTTATGTGGTAAGTATACCAACCAAGTGCATCTTTAGTTTTACTGATTTTCTCCGATTATGAAATTGAAATCTCAATGATAatttgcagaaatttgcaaacatATTGTATGGTAAGTGAATTTGTCTAAAGGAGATAATGCAATGTAAACCCTGTCAAATCTAATGTCTTTGTAATACAGCAATCTAACTTTGGAAAGAATGTAATCATCTTGAGTCCAAATTTGATTCAGAAAGGCTGAATCGCTCATAACTCTCTCACATTTTGAATAGGTGGACCTCTCTGTTATTCAATTTCAAGAAATACAAGATGCGAATGTAACTGGCATGGAAGAAATACAAAAAGTCTCTAAACAGGTTATAGCACACTTGAAAAACATTTGGCCAAATCTTTCTCATGACAACAGTCAGGGTTTCTTAGGGGCCCTCCTAGAGTTTTTTGATGCAACATGACTCCCTGGgattatgttaatttttaaaTCTAAAGTGTGGGCCCAGTATTGTTCAGTCTTGCCAATTTTACACTGCGCTTACCTTGAGTTTCGTCAAACTCACTGCTGACACCAGTCTCCAGATTCAAACCTTCAACTGTTATTTTCTGTGAAGCTTTGTCAATCATGAAAATCCACTCATGAAAGTCTGACTCTGTCTCTGCTGAGAAGTAAGTAGACCTCTCACCCTGTAATTTGCAAATAAACAGGTAAGTATTGGAAGTTAACAGGTAAGTACTGGAAGTAAACACGTAAGTACTAGAAGTGAACAGAAGTAAACAGGTAAGTACTGGAATTAAACAGGTAAGTATTGGAAGTAAATAGGTAAGTATTGGAAGTAAATAGGTAAGTATTGGAAGTAAACAGGTAAGTATTGGAAGTAAACAGGTAAGTACTGGAAGTAAACAGGTAAGTATTGGAAGTAAATAGGTAAGTACTGGAAATAAACAGGTAAGTACTGGAAGTAAACAGGTAAGTACTGGAAGTAAACAGGTAAGTACTGGAAGTAAACAGGTAAGTACTGGAATTAAACAGGTAAGTACTGGAAGTAAACAGGTAAGTACTGGAAGTAAACAGGTAAGTACAGGAATAAACAGGTAAGTACTGGAAGTAAACAGGTAAGTACTGGAAGTAAACAGGTAAGTACTGGAAGTAAACAGGTAAGTACTGGAAGTAAACAGGTAAGTACTGGAAGTAAACAGGCAAGTACTGGAAGTAAACAGGTAAGTACAGGAATAAACAGGTAAGTACTGGAAGTAAACAGGTAAGTACTGGAAGTAAACAGGTAAGTACTAGAAGTGAACAGGTAAGTACTGGAATTAAACAGGTAAGTACTGGAATTAAACAGGTAAGTACTGGAATTAAACAGGTAAGTACTGGAAGTAAACAGGCAAGTACTGGAAGTAAACAGGTAAGTACGGAATAAACAGGTAAGTACTGGAAGTAAACAGGTAAGTACTGGAAGTAAACAGGTAAGTACTGGAAGTAAACAGGTAAGTACTGGAAGTAAACAGGTAAGTACTGGAAGTAAACAGGTAAGTACTGGAAGTAAACAGGTAAGTACTGGAAGTAAACAGGTAAGTACTGGAAGTAAACAGGTAAGTACTGGAAGTAAACAGGTAAGTACTGGAAGTAAACAGGTAAGTACTGGAAGTAAACAGGTAAGTACTGGAAGTAAACAGGTAAGTACGGGAAGTAAACAGGTAAGTACTGGAAGTAAACAGGTAAGTACTGTAAGTAAGCAGGTGTGTACAAGGAATGCACCCTTCATGTCACGGGAATATAAAGAAAGTGgaattgaacatttcatcaaaacGAAAGCCAGATATCAAATGTTAAAAACAGCTTCCAATTTTCACCTTTGTGCTTGGTTGATTATCATATCATCTATAGCAATTCTATCCCATTATATAATGTGATTAGACTTTACACATTATTTAGACAAACTCGTCAACAAAATCACCATCTGATCTTGTACATCTATTACATtataatttcaagaaaaaagtcATGACTTTGACATAATTTCAACGAATCAAAATAGGTTAGGAACTTTTTAGAATTCAGAATCCAATGCACATTATCTACAGTGattgacatttttcaaaattcacatttaggTTATATACACTGACAACACCTATATGTCAGCTCATATCCTGAAGTTCAATGTTGTTTCAATGTAATTACTTATTAGTGTTCACTGATTGCTGAGTATtaagatacaaaaataaatacacgTAATTCTAAACTATTGGATCACTACATGTGCAGCTTTATAAACACAAACAACGTAACACTGATTGCTAATCAAGGAGCTGGAATACAATAACATACAAAATTGCCTCCCTAAAGACCTTGGATACCTTGAGATTACAAATTCACATAACAGTAGCAGTTGTGTTCAGTCGCTGTCATGTTTATGTAGGCaataatttcaatttctttcacacAGAGGTATAAATTCAAATAATAAGTAGCTGTCTCTCACCTCGTGAACAAGTTTAAATGTTAGTTTTCTTGATTTAAAGGCAGTTTTGACGTCAGTTGAAACTTTGTAACCAGGTAACGCCATTGCATCAACTGTAGCAGTGTCTTCTGGTGTCTTGTACAGATACAGAGTGTCCTTATTCAACACAGCCCAATATCTATAGGTATTAAAAGGATATGAAAAAttttgtaagaattttatttagtTCAGTCTGAAACTTTGTACCATAGCATATGGCGTCTTGTGAAAGATTCTTGAGTtttatattaaccctttgagcgccatcGTCAATTTTTGTTACCTTTGTGAAATGAAACTCGAACaatttctttctcattttctcagaaattatgatgaaatgaaGACAATATGATATCATGTCAATGCAGTCCAAAtctattacaaaaattacagaaaaatatacaaaaatttacaaaatgttgcactaaaattttggagggaaaaaatatgtcactcaaagggttaatggtgGATGACAATGGTATCTGTGGAAATCCCTCTGATATTCTTACCCTCAAGCAGAAATGAAGGGATGGTCAAACACAAAATCTATTTCTTCATCTCAGCCAGTTTCAATACATGTTTCATTTCCTGTCAGAAAAGTCTGTGAATATTCCGTTTGACTTTTTAGTTCCCATATTCAAATGTCTGTTCTGAAAGCTAATTTTCCTTAGAATGTTTAATGCATAACTTGTACAGCACATTTGTGTCCGGCAAGTTGtcagtatttttaaaaaaattgattacCTTGTCCATGGGCCTTTACATTTTCTGTTTAAATATCCAATCTTAGATGCTTTGGTCCACTCTTTGGCAGCTGTATGGACCACACTGATTGGATGCATTTTTTTCTTGGACTTTTTCTCCTTCTTGGATTTTTTACCATTTAAGTTCAGTCCTGGTATGTCATCAAGGGATCCATGGAGACTCTTCTTACGTAGGCTATACACACTTTCCTGTCAACAGATTTACAGAAAATCATACTTTAAACTTCATACAATGGGTCACTTTCACCTAGATTCCCTATACACAAACAGTATTTCATAGCTAACACTCTGGTGTGCTCCACTGTAGGCAATACCTATAAAGTAGAATCAGTCTTTTTCAATTACTTACCATCGTTGTACACCACAGGTCTCTACATACAGCAATAGCTGGAGGTGCTGATTTTTGTGTGGTTTAAATGAACCTCTAGCTTCAACACTTGGTTGTACAAAATACTGTTTGGATAGGTTTATGACCGGTACCGCACTGAGCTGAGGTATCTGAAGTACCTATATTGTACTTCCACATAACACAGAAACCTATGAACTTCATGAAGTATCATACTTCTACCCTTTCACCCCTATTACGTGATACATGGGTTCAACCATACCAATGAGACTCAACGTGACTGTATCAAAGCTTTGATTCAACAGGTGGCACATTACCGAAATTTAGGGAGAGTTCTCTTACTAGGAAAATTGCTTCCAATCATGGTGCCTGGAGTGACCATGTTCAAATTCTAAGATTTAGTTCTTAGAATGTTCTAAATCCTATTGCAAACTGCAGCAAATAATGGCCATGGTTTCACACACATCAGTCATTGTGGCAATGTACATTTTGTTATCAACACCTAGATACTATATAACACTGGTGCAGTTACATGGGGTTGCATTGAACAGTTTTGGTGTTGATTTCAATCATAGGCATGGTTGATTTCAGTTTGATATAGAGAAAACCAATATCAGGCTGTCTCACTTCTCATTAAGATTAAAAGCACCAACATTCATTTTATGAACTGTTGTTGAATTGTGCAAAGATACAGGAGACCTATGCAGTGGAACACAGTTTTTACAGACATGCAACAGTTCTCATATCTGATTTTGCAAAGTTTAAGCCCAATATTTCTTAAGAAAGTAAATCAATCAtaaatcgttcatatcttacaTAATACCAGATCTACCTTTTGCGTGATGTCTGCCAAGTCCATCCTTATTTCATGACCAAAACTCAAGTGAGAAAAACGTTCTGCTGTGACTCTTGAAAGCATCGTGAGCAGGAGAGTGACAATGAGTCAGCCGTACCCCATAAACACTACCACAGAATGTTTACATGTGTTTGAGTTTGAgctcagaatatttacaaatcggCTTGGCTGGTATTTGGATAGTACCATCAATTGGCATGTAACTGTCAAAAATGATtcagattcattttaaagtaacaCAGTCCTAGAGGGGCTGTGATTTCAACCATGTCTTTGGAGTACCGGTACTGTTTACTTGATATCAAAGGGGAGGGGCAAAACACATATGATGAGTCCACCTTTTCTTCATTTGTAATTAGAATCACTGCATTAACCccttcatcaccatggtttgggcCAAATCAATCATTACCATTGGTGAGTACGGACTTGTTCACTTGGAactaggggtgaacaggtttatCATCCCTGAAATGGACTTCATCTTTTTACCATTCATGACTTCACCATAAAAGTCTTCACAAGAATACATTTTAGTACTATCTTATTTTCACTCTCATTCCTTTAAAATTGTCATGACAACCAAGTAATGCCCTTGTAGCTCCAATACTGACACAaaagcaaaattgaaaagtgACAGTACATGTATCAGAACCACAAATGTTTTGCAGAGACAAAACGCCGAAAACCTCATCCAGGGGGGACAGAGTGCAGTGTGGTTGGATGGTTAACAGGTAGCACTAATTAGGAGTCTACATGGGTCAATgaacttttgaatatttttgctttgtttgttttttgtcaaattCCAGAATGGACATTACTAGACGTGTAGGAATGTGCCTCTGGGACTGCAGGGTCACCTTGTTTTTCTAGTTTTGTCATGTGAACAGTATTGTTATTGAAACAGGGGCAACTTTGCacagtacttttgaaaaaaacaatgctAAAATAAAGACTTTTTCAGCCTTGATTGCCATGAAAAAGTTTTCCACGTAGGTGCACACACTGAATTATCCACAATCTCTTGTATGATTTTCACTAGGTAAATTACGTTTTGTTTCTATGATGAACAAAATATCAGTCAAAGCAAATTAGGGACTGTCCATTAAGCTAACAAAAAAAGTTCTGAGTAATTTCTTGCAAAGCATTATGGTTCAATACTGGGAATTAGGCTTCAGCCAGCAACCTGACATCCTTTACTTTTCAATCCATCATGGGAATAATGTCACTTAACATATTACAGTACATTCAGCCAGTGAACATGTAAGATTCTGGCTAAAAAATTCTTTCATCAGTATATCCTATTTACAATAGTTGGCAAAGCCAAAAGTTCCAagttgtttatttcaacaatggCAAAGCTTAATAATTTCCTTCAATAGGATTTTCACAGATCAGCATCTTCTAAggctgttcaattttttaatgttAAGAAGAGAAATATCTCACTTTTGTCGAAAGAATCACAACCAATCGTGAATAATCTGTCCACTTAATGGTGTTAACTTTTGATCActgttttcactttgttttgttttgtttgttgattgAACGTTCTTTCTCTACTCCCTGCAGCACGttgaacaaatatttaaattcttGTCTGGACCAGAatacacttgtcaacaataagaaTGCAATCTATACATCTactggctgagttgacaagctgaatactgtgtatctcaacaagCCTCTGGGAGTTAAAAAACAAATTGTGGTTGACATTTAAAGAaaagccaagaaaaaaaatcatcaaaagttagcagctaCTGGCCTCGAAGAAAAACTGACTAAGTTATCTTTCCATAAAACTTCATCACTTTTCACTGCATTACAACCGGTAACATTCCACTAGTACACCCAGAAACCTTCATGAAATTATAACTCTGACAACTTACCATCTCTGAAAGGCTGCCATTGCTTTCATCTTCAGAATAGCATGGGCGTAAAACTGACGGTACTGATGATGAGAACACATCACTATCCtatgataaataaaaataaagaaataacacCATCAGTGCTACCTAATCACTTAGAACATAATACATAGACTAATGATAATCATATCTTTGCAATAATCTGTCACagactattacaatttttaacagcATTGACTTCTTAAGACAAATGTCATCAGAGGACACAATTTCATACCCTTGACAACTTTGGAGCATATGTGTCACAGATGATAGAAATATTAGTGGTCGAAATTCTGTCCATCTACTGAATGCAAAAACATCTGTGCATGTCTTATATCTTGTCACTATAGTTATCAGTAAAAACTATTGGAAGCAACTGTCTTATAAAGGAAATCAAGGTTAGCTGATGAAATACATCATGGCATTCCTGAACAGTGCCTTTTTCTATCCTATGTTCCCTGCACACATGCCGGATCACACTATTTGCAGCACAGTTGAGTTTATGTGcgtgatacatgtatatatcacTACTTACCATATTGCTTTCAAGATCTTGAAGTGACTGTTCttcagtttcattatcattgccATCATCAATACCATCGTAACCTTCAAGGAAACTTGCCCTTGACATTCGCAGCATGGCCATTCTCCTCTGTGTGGTCGGTGAGCAATTCTCTTTCGATTCCTTTCCGTTTGCTTTTTTCTCGTGACTTGATCCAAAACGTCGTTGCAAACTAGCGAAAGAGTTTGATTTGTTTATGGGCGTGTCTTTATCTTTGTGCTTGCCTCCCCACTTGATGTGTGAGTCGGAGGCACTTGATGCAAGAGGTGAGCCTTCCCTGTTGATAAAGTCTACCCATTTCAAGAGATCCACATGTTGTGAAGCCTGTAAATATACTCTCTTGTAAGCtggatgtgaaattttcaacacattgGGAAGTTTTTCTCTCTGTGATTTGCTAGCTTGGCAGCCAGACAGAGATAGAATCATTTCTGCCATCTCGTCAGATTGGCTAGACTTGAAAAGGTACAGGTTCTTGTTACAAATAACACACCAATATTTTGCCCATCCTGTTTTCATTTTGAGTTCAAGTTCACCAGAGTGCTTGGCTTTAGAGAGAGACCCTAATGTGACATCTTGTGGGACGTTGCCTTTTGTTTTTGGTGTTTTCAAACtcattctttctttcatttttttgtgcTTGCTTGGCTAAGCTTCATGCCAAAGCTTCTTCTGCTCGGTTCACTTGCGAGCGCTcatgttttgcttttttgtcTGCTTCCTCTGGAACTTTATCAACAACATCTATAAGATCCAGGTCTCTCTCTAGAGTACTGCATGGAGAACTCTTTGTTGAGGATGATGTACTAACATTGTCACTTTGCTGGACTCTAATAAGATCTGATAGGATCGGTGGCGAGGACTTGCAAATTCACTTCCTAGATTTGATGAATCATCCTTTACGAGAAAATCTTACTGAAATCGTAAAATTCTCCTCCGAGTTAAAACTATCAGTGTGCATTCTTTGACCACTTCCTGAACCGGTTGACGGTAAGCGATACTTGAGGCCTGGAAAGACagagttgttgttgttatagTAACTGTAGTTGCTGTAATAACCAGTATCATCATCACTGCTTTCCTCATCATCGTGTCCGTGCTGATGCTGTGGTCGAGAGAAGCTGCAAGCCTCAGTGCTTCTGTCCATTTGTGCAACTCCTTCTGGGATTCCACACAGAGCGTGAACTCAGTGCCAGCATTTTGGTGTGTAAGTTTAACTTGGTACTTTCCACTATCTTGACGGAAGTCTTGTGTCTGCAGCTGCTGTGAATTGTGGGAAGTATTTTCATCCTCTGAGACCAGAATAATGGGTCGAATTTCGTAGCCAGGTAGGACTAAAACTTTGTACGCTCTTGGGGAGGTAGGCTGGTCAAACATACACAGTAGATATCTGCCACAATACACCAATAGCGTTTCCCATCATATGGGTTCATTAACCATCCACTGTGGTATGGTTTCTTGAGATCTGAGGAACTTACAGAAGAATTAAGTAAAGGAGAATCTTCCGATGCATTCTCTGATAACACCTGCCACAAGTTTTGGCTGAGAGATGCTCTCCTTTGCATTTTGGATACTTTAATTCGCTTCTTTGTTAAATCTTGTAATTGGATTGTCACAAATCTTGGCACATGGCCAAGTGACTTGCTACGATCTCTGACGCTCAAGACACTGTCAAAGTCAAAGTCAGAGTTTTGTCTCAAAGTTGTCGGGAAGGGTGTCTCTGGTAGACTGTAT harbors:
- the LOC139137579 gene encoding peptidoglycan DL-endopeptidase CwlO-like isoform X2 yields the protein MLSRVTAERFSHLSFGHEIRMDLADITQKESVYSLRKKSLHGSLDDIPGLNLNGKKSKKEKKSKKKMHPISVVHTAAKEWTKASKIGYLNRKCKGPWTRYWAVLNKDTLYLYKTPEDTATVDAMALPGYKVSTDVKTAFKSRKLTFKLVHEGERSTYFSAETESDFHEWIFMIDKASQKITVEGLNLETGVSSEFDETQAKDKEVLKKENQQDFQRELVKLQKKRLLQELLARNTGIVHKEQRPKSMPPMSFPATKEEIDQKYEKSVEEEETKALKYQTLLKRRRMSAQIKVDDLQKKMQEEKRKGVCLSEEEYAAMEKRLQDLNNTLKKVESDIAENKSHQTNMLESLKEKKELELKIVAQQHRMKQYRKVAAEKALQEISETVAQVSPMASEQITSQVTRRQTVSGQQMKRRTLPVIPAERSPIMIRKSLISDLDSESFSDKSTFRHSFPGHSNIIEKAVSSGNGDLSLTLTSKLSSKQTESSNQSSSESHVSLEETTHQESTTVAETNVSTSQAEEVTQTAENSQTSKKDKPPIRTEVSAETLAEIEAFEKLSMEMLGHYGF
- the LOC139137579 gene encoding polyamine-modulated factor 1-binding protein 1-like isoform X1, whose translation is MKERMSLKTPKTKGNVPQDVTLGSLSKAKHSGELELKMKTGWAKYWCVICNKNLYLFKSSQSDEMAEMILSLSGCQASKSQREKLPNVLKISHPAYKRVYLQASQHVDLLKWVDFINREGSPLASSASDSHIKWGGKHKDKDTPINKSNSFASLQRRFGSSHEKKANGKESKENCSPTTQRRMAMLRMSRASFLEGYDGIDDGNDNETEEQSLQDLESNMDSDVFSSSVPSVLRPCYSEDESNGSLSEMESVYSLRKKSLHGSLDDIPGLNLNGKKSKKEKKSKKKMHPISVVHTAAKEWTKASKIGYLNRKCKGPWTRYWAVLNKDTLYLYKTPEDTATVDAMALPGYKVSTDVKTAFKSRKLTFKLVHEGERSTYFSAETESDFHEWIFMIDKASQKITVEGLNLETGVSSEFDETQAKDKEVLKKENQQDFQRELVKLQKKRLLQELLARNTGIVHKEQRPKSMPPMSFPATKEEIDQKYEKSVEEEETKALKYQTLLKRRRMSAQIKVDDLQKKMQEEKRKGVCLSEEEYAAMEKRLQDLNNTLKKVESDIAENKSHQTNMLESLKEKKELELKIVAQQHRMKQYRKVAAEKALQEISETVAQVSPMASEQITSQVTRRQTVSGQQMKRRTLPVIPAERSPIMIRKSLISDLDSESFSDKSTFRHSFPGHSNIIEKAVSSGNGDLSLTLTSKLSSKQTESSNQSSSESHVSLEETTHQESTTVAETNVSTSQAEEVTQTAENSQTSKKDKPPIRTEVSAETLAEIEAFEKLSMEMLGHYGF